In a single window of the Oryctolagus cuniculus chromosome 9, mOryCun1.1, whole genome shotgun sequence genome:
- the CKAP2 gene encoding cytoskeleton-associated protein 2 yields MSTPAVPRDLQLPPSQRAQSAFREQRRQKFKEHLLRRKTFFSYKQENQTLSSCGKQTVMTSEDQIQKGTKALNLKTKMADKENLNRPTGNKNTMVDKNCVPLKLSNELNNSTTAIDAKNFGDDNQAMQLLSIKDDPQSQHMTLSQAFHLKNNNKKKPVTAEKPKQDANMPKKPVLGAYRGQIVQSKINSFRKPLQVKDASLTTTTKLATTVSKATKPQPINTSSETVKSEQPSNMTAAIKSVSATSQNTQLVRPPIRSHHDNTQNTGKQSISRTSANVTIRKGPREKELLQSKPALSSVKTASSQDIKRNKALSRGIASEMVAKPTSSSNAKLVEKSKPVDQQRPTIATATVSSRSGQPKETAEQRKARLSEWKAGKGRVLKRPSNPVVQQPEPEGQAGKPVGSFWTTMAEEDEQRLFTEKVNKTISECLNLITEGCPKEEILITLNDLIKNIPDATKLVKYWICLARIESITSPIENIIAIYEKAILAGAQPIEEMRHAIVDILTTKSQEKVNFGGNTEEAYATKEQIQEGNTEDKNLNLEPVKQEIENKHHRNVVFQDCEKEQDDKTKDSTNDVKTPNTETRASCIIKYNVSTTPYLQSVKKKMQFDETNSAYKELKFLTPVRRSRRLQDKTSKLPDMLKDHYPCVSSLEQLTELGSEADAFVCRPNVALCTMFSETNTTEEE; encoded by the exons aacaaagaagacagaaattcaaggaacatctgttaagaagaaaaacatttttttcatacaaaCAGGAAAATCAGACATTGTCCAG ttgtggcAAACAGACAGTGATGACATCTGAGGACCAGATCCAAAAAGGAACAAAAGCTctgaatcttaaaacaaaaatg GCTGATAAAGAAAATCTCAATAGACCTACAGGGAACAAAAATACAATGGTGGACAAAAATTGTGTTCCTTTAAAACTGTCTAATGAATTAAACAACTCAACCACAGCAATTGATGCAAAGAATTTTGGTGATGATAATCAAGCTATGCAGTTGTTATCAATTAAAGATGATCCCCAAAGTCAACATATGACATTAAGCCAAGCATTTCAccttaaaaacaacaataaaaagaaaccagTGACTGCAGAAAAGCCAAAGCAAGATGCTAACATGCCCAAAAAACCTGTGCTTGGAGCTTACCGTGGTCAAATTGTACAATCTAAGATTAATTCTTTCAGAAAACCTCTACAAGTCAAAGATGCAAGTTTGACAACAACAACGAAACTTGCAACTACTGTCTCTAAAGCCACAAAGCCTCAGCCTATAAACACTAGCAGTGAAACAGTGAAAAGTGAGCAACCCTCAAATATGACAGCTGCCATTAAATCTGTGAGCGCTACATCTCAGAATACACAACTTGTGAGACCTCCTATTAGAAGTCACCATGATAATACCCAAAACACGGGGAAGCAAAGCATCAGTAGAACCTCGGCCAACGTTACCATCCGGAAAGGGCCTCGGGAAAAAGAGTTATTACAATCAAAACCAGCTTTATCTAGTGTCAAAACTGCTTCTTCTCAGGacataaaaagaaacaaggcACTGTCCAGAGGCATAGCATCTGAAATGGTAGCCAAGCCTACTTCATCTTCTAATGCCAAATTGGTAGAAAAGTCAAAACCCGTTGACCAGCAAAGACCTACTATAGCAACGGCAACTGTTAGTAGTAGGTCAGGTCAACCCAAAGAAACTGCAGAACAGAGAAA AGCTCGTCTGAGTGAGTGGAAAGCTGGCAAAGGAAGAGTATTGAAAAGACCTTCTAACCCAGTAGTTCAACAACCTGAGCCTGAGGGACAAGCTGGAAAACCGGTTGGGTCCTTCTGGACTACCATGGCAGAAGAAGATGAGCAAAGGCTATTTACTGAAAAAGTAAACAAGACAATTTCTGAATGCCTGAACCTGATTACTGag GGGtgcccaaaagaagaaatactgaTCACACTGAATGACCTGATTAAAAATATTCCAGATGCCACAAAACTTGTTAAATATTGGATTTGCCTTGCACGTATTGAATCAATCACAAGTCCTATTGAAAATATTATTGCAATCTATGAGAAGGCCATtctggcaggggctcag cctaTTGAAGAGATGCGACACGCAATTGTAGATATTCTAACAACGAAGAGTCaagaaaaagttaattttg GAGGAAATACTGAAGAGGCTTATGCAACCAAGGAACAAATCCAAGAAGGCAACACTGAAGATAAAAATCTTAATCTAGAACCAGTAAaacaggaaatagaaaataaacatcatAGAAATGTGGTGTTTCAAGATTGTGAAAAAGAACaagatgataaaacaaaagattcAACCAATGATGTTAAAACCCCCAATACTGAAACCAGAGCAAGCTgcataattaaatataatgtatCCACTACACCATACTTGCAAag TGTAAAAAAGAAGATGCAATTTGATGAAACGAATTCTGCATATAAAGAGCTGAAGTTTCTTACACCAGTGAGACGTTCCCGTCGTCTTCAAGACAAGACTTCCAAATTGCCAGATATGTTAAAAGACCATTATCCTTGTGTGTCTTCACTGGAGCAGTTAACAGAGCTGGGAAGTGAAGCTGACGCTTTTGTCTGCCGTCCTAATGTAGCACTCTGCACGATGTTCTCCGAGACCAACACAACAGAAGAGGAATAA